The genomic interval TTCTTTGTCGTCTTTCTTTTAAACCACGTATGTTCTTGTGTAGCCGAACACTTGAGGCTGTTTGGATTGGGATTATTACAGAACTGTAGcgaaaaaatatgtataatttaattcaaatctATTCAAAAGCTGTGTATCAGTTGTCATCAAAGATGACAGTTGGTTTACTTTGAAGGGaacattttaactttaattgtatttatgtGACAACTAATACTTTCAAAAAggtgtaattgttttttaactggtggcttttttaatttgtatgcGGTCTGTTCTTCAGTTTACAGGGTACGCTTTGAGTACAGGGTACTAGAGTCCAAATGAATCCCGAGTCCTTCGGCTCTGTTTTCAAGTGAGGCAAAAATACTGATGTTGCTTCTGCTTTTCTCACATCGGCACTCCAAGAAGCAGGAACGCTCTCCAAAAACTCTAACGAGACAGTCTTTTCATTTACTGTGGACTCTACACTCAAAGATGCATCCTGGGACTATTTTGTTCTGTCTGGCAATTTTTGAGACTTGTCCAACCGGCTCCATTCaagggtttgtgtgtgagtgacgggTGACGTCGTGGGCTTGATTTTTGCGAAGGGACGTTTTCTCCtcaacaacattaaaaaaagaaacgctgGAACAGTTGAACAAAGCCAGGAGGAGAAACCCACGGACCTACAGGTACGTTTCGGATGGACGTTCCTGAGTGAAGGAGGCGTCAATGAGGAGAAACTTAAGCTGTAATAAGTGTAGGATTTGCCTTTATATTTAAATGCACATTTGTTTGCTGGACGGCCTTGTTTCTGCTTTTTACCGTAGGAGTTTTCTCATGTTACCGCTCTGTGAACCTTGTGGCCTTTCTCACTAGTCTCTTTAATAGGTTTAGATGAGGATTGTTTCTTTTCTAACTGCTTTTCATATCATTCCTTGTTTTTATATTCGTACTTACTTTTCTACAATTGTTAATTCAAGCAATGACATCTGTTGCCTTTCCCCAAAAGGCGCCACTGAGTACCGGCCTCGATTAAGGACACTTGCCATCTTCCTCGTGGCTCCGTCCCGTAGCGTGTAACTACCAACAGTATTTCCCTGTCTAGATATCGACCTTTGGCTCTATTGTTCGTTCGTGACCGTGGCtctcacagtgttttctttccaACAGGACGATGGTGTCTggtagctgtgttttttttctattccatAGTGCTCGCCATATGTTGAGGTGTTTGAATCCCTCGCCGTACTGTGAAGGCTAAAAATATTGGCACTTGTACACAAGTTGTGTGAGCCACAGTCTCTTAATCACCACCAACCAGCAAATGTTTGGATTATCGGTGAAACGTTTGCAGAACCGGGGTTCATTCAATCATCGTTCTCCCAAAAAGTAGCACTCGTTTTATAATTATTGAATTGAGGCTACTCAATTTTTCAGTTAACAGTCTTAAAAAACTGCTAAATCTTGGAGGGACTCGGTCTGACAAAGAGATGTTAACAGTTCTAtcttgcaaataaaaaaaatcatcagtCTTTTACaaccatgtgtttttatttttgaccgAACTGACCTTCAGTGAATGCATAGCTTTTGTATAGTGCTCTTTATAATAATTGTTGACGTGTATGGATTACTTCCGCTGTGTGCCATTATCTTCTATGGTCTGAAATGTGAGAATGGATCATTGTAGGTTTGTAGGAACGTGTTTTTGGCATTATGATGCTTTAAAGTTCACTATTTGCTGTACCTGACTGTCTCACTCACTACATCTGCGGCTGTTGGTCATTTGTTGCATCACGGCAGTTTTACAGTGAAGTATTGTCTCTTCACACAATATATTATGGTGCACCTCGTGTCCTCTGCTGTAACGCTTCTGGAACGTTTCTCTGCATAACACAATTTCCTTCCTTTACAGCTGCAAAAGTGCTGCTAACTTCTTTCATTATGAGTATTTCAGATGATTATGATAGTTATACTACgcaaaagaaatatatttacacccgatatatatacatactttccaaatatacagtataaacGTTTGACgtggttgattttttttctcccgaaGTTCTATTTCATTGCAATCCTTCATTATTCTATCCAGAGAAGTTCCGACTGATGACggtctcagccaatcagagcacagcGTAGTTGTACGCTTCTCCAAACCCCGCCTCCCTGAGGTATTTCTCGATGTCCAGTGGTGCAGCCGCTCTGATGACTGTGCTCCCATTGGCTGAGCGCTCTGCCTCGTGAAGCTTCCTAATAAGCTCTGGCATCGAGACGCGTTGTTCGGGGCCCCAATGGCAGCAGGCCCTGATGATTGAGTACCTGAAGAACAAGGTAACGAGAACAACAAGAGTACATCTCAAAACCCAGAAAGAAAACGATTTTTTCCACCGCAACACACCATTACGTTAGTTAGCAGGGTTTCGGCCGTTGGAACTTACGCTAGCTAACTAACTTAACGTAGCTAACGCTAGTAAGTTAACGTTAAATGCAACGTTAGTTTAGCGTTAAGTTACTGCCTCACGTAACTTCGCTTAAATGTGTCTGCAATTTAACGTTGTTTAGGATGTATGTTTAATGTTACACAAATTAAAGTTACATTTTAAGcacgttaaaaatgtaattatagtTAATCTATAAGATTACGTTTGCCTTGGCTGAAAACAAACCATCTAACGCTACGAAACAAATGTTCGTTGGCGCTTGCTAATTAGCTAACTGCTAGCTAGTTTGTGAGCTAGCTAATGCTAATTGATGCTAAGGATTTGACACCTGTGATCAGGACTTTTTTGGGGGCGGTGGGCATAATTACAGTTTAACAatatcaatatatttatatgtataaaaAAGCCTATGGGCCGGGGTACGATATTATACTCTTATCTCCTCCAAATAAGACACAATAATAGCTAAAAACTGCCGTTTAGAACACCCGGACGTTACTTGGTCCTCATTCAAAAAGCATTATTTTTAATGCGGGGCATTGAATTGTTTCTAGGGCACGTCATGATTTGTGGCTGATATAAAGACTGTGGTATTGTGAAAGCGGTCTTGTCTTACAGTGAGTTGGAGCATCTGACGGGCCGTTTGAGATGCTTTCCTCTTTGTAGATTCTGCAGAAGTTCATTTACAGAGATCTGGGCAAACGGTGGGTCACCTGCAGACAGTATCACATGATTGATTAAAGAACCTTTACAAACATATTAAGCTGCAAGAGCGCATTGtatgtgattttattttggcTTACTGTTGTATGAAAGTTATTATTTTTCGATAATTATAATCAAAATTCTATCACTTTACCAAAAAGTTTCATACACCAAATGGCTTTTCTTGGAGGTATATTTAATATTGGAAAATACCTACCCAATGTGACCATTTCATAGAGCAGCATACCAAAGGACCATCTGTCAACGAGGGTGAGAGGAGCATTATGCATTATGTATACTGAGATTAAGATATACTGTTGGGTGCAAATTCACATATTAATGCATTTAGAGTAGaaataattaacattttcaaacatttcagaTGCTCACCTTTCACTAGAAATGtggagattattttatttaatgttatatAACATTGTTATACACGATAGGGAgaaatataacatttacatcATTTAAATACAATGTCATGTAATGTCAGTTATTAAACAAATTGGAAAATAATAAACCTGCATTATCAAGCTTTTACTTTGATAACTGTGGCTGGGACATTTCAATGAATACTTCAGTCTTAGTAGCATTATTTCATATAGACTCACACGTCACTACTCTGACGGAAGTCTCTTCTGCTTAACACTTCCGGTGCCTGCCACTTCCTCATCTCCTTGTCTCCTATTTCCTCGGCGGGGCCGGCGCTTGTAGTCCTGCGGTAGGCGGAGCCTAATCCCCACAGCTTCGCTGTCAGATCTCCACCAACCAGCACGCTGCGAGCTCCCAGGTTGCCATGGATGCAGCGCTGACTGTGCAGGTACTCCTACAAGATGTTCACATATAAAGATGGAGTTAAGAGGGATGCTGCACATGTTGAGGACCTGGCTGTGCAATAGAAACATTTtatggtttttagaaacatttaGAATGGATACTGATTCATACTTTAACTGTTGTCACATCTAATTCAACCCGGCATCATAACCTTAACCTGAAGTGTGAAGATAACATTCAGCCTGTTTTATTTATCAGGCATAAACTGACCTTTGGTTTCCCACCAAGCCATAACACATTAGGATATAGACTGTTTGGGAAATAAAGAGGAAGATATAATATAAATGTGCTCTCTGTACCAAATGATTGTGATAAATTCTGTATTTTGGTacacaaagcaaaagaaaacaaatagtttAACTGACCAGAGCAGAGGCCACTTGTCCTGCCATGGTGAAGATCCTCTTCTCTGTCATTTCACATGAGGACTCTGAACCGGAGTTATTCTTcagtgagagaggagggaacaTTTAGAACACACAATGAGTCTTCTTATAGTTGGATTGTAGCCTTCCTTTAGACTACTTTTATGTGACCATAATCAGCTGTTACTCCATATGTACTGCAGGCTCACATGTGTAGAAGTAGGAACGCTGAACCTGCTCTCCTGTATACTGTATACTGTACTGTATACTTTTCCTAACAGGATATATTGGCCTACACACCTCAGAAAGGCAAAGAGCAGTAATCACTGTGACTACCCTGCATGTTTAGAGGTAATCACATAATGGTCCTACTACTTACAGGGAACATTTTTAATGCTTCTACACGTTACTGTGGGTATCTGGCATGTCTACCGACCCCAaaactaaaagacaaaaaaacaactcccgCGATTGGTTCTGGTTCTCGAACGTTGTGTGCGAATGACTGGAATGAGCTTCCTCATCATTCTGTCTCGTTCAGACGGggtaaaaagggttttaaatgatccttgtggtattttgaacAAAGTTTAAACTATgttacagacatttcattaagaCCTCAAAGGACCACATCAGCTGGTGCTAAAATGGGCACACGATGGGTCCTTTAAAGTGCCATGAAGAATATTATGTCCACTTCTGTTCTATTTGAACCGATCTGTTTTAATCCTATCCAGAATGTTTTTGATTTCTCTaatgaaatgcttttaaatACGCCTTTCTTAGGTTTCCTGCTCTATTTATTAGTGATGCAAACTACAGTGTAAACCTGGCTCATAATCCATTCATTTATGGACCAGTAGAAAGCTTACCTGTCGACATCTCCACAGGTACCCCAGCAGGTCTCTGTGTagcagctcctccaccaccatcatGGGGGGCGGCTGGACGGAGACCACACCCAGCAGCTCAGGTATGAAGGGGTGGGGCCCCAGTCCTGACACGAAGGAAGCGAAACCGAAAAAGTGCTGCTTCTCACTACTGCTGGCCCGTTCTGATGGAAAGGTTAAACAACAGATCGATATTTGTATGGCCATTTTTCTGAACATTGAAGTTCCACAGAGAGGAAGTGCTTTCTTAAAAGCATCGTGGTTCACATTCACACTGTAACTGaactgcatttatttgcaaaaaaataGGCTTCTGTGCCATCAATCGcttgtagttttttttgtgtggacaTTTGCTAGTTGCTGTATTTGAGCGGCTGTGGAAACTGAACCAGAACCAAGCACGTATAAGGTACAAAACCCCGTAAACTAGTGATGTGTTTCTTGCTAAGAAATGAACAAGACTAAACATTGCATGCAGTCACTCCACCTTTGAGCCTCCTCAGGACGACGTCCCTGTTGTCCATGCGCGCTCTGTAGAGGCTGACTGTGTCGTCCGGCTTAATGGAGAAGGACCGCGGCAGGGCAGTGACCTGGCTGAAGGCTCCGTGCTGCCTCTCTGTGGACACTTGAGGTACTGCAGCCCGAGTTGGCACGACTGTCTGCCGCTGCACTTGTTGAACTGACATTGGCAGTTCTTCGTGTTCTAGCGGGTTTATCCCTGGGGGGGCTATTCAGAGAGAGAGGCACACAGCAGaatattacattaaaaaaaataatcttcaTACTTTAAGAGATT from Gasterosteus aculeatus chromosome 10, fGasAcu3.hap1.1, whole genome shotgun sequence carries:
- the styk1a gene encoding tyrosine-protein kinase STYK1 codes for the protein MSSNTSADNLCAPNNQLCIVTYHMKEVIIVPTLLILGSLVTLLALCLVMCCPERTQSRAPQRPHSSSHRHNQRKSQRPHLQGIDAPPGINPLEHEELPMSVQQVQRQTVVPTRAAVPQVSTERQHGAFSQVTALPRSFSIKPDDTVSLYRARMDNRDVVLRRLKERASSSEKQHFFGFASFVSGLGPHPFIPELLGVVSVQPPPMMVVEELLHRDLLGYLWRCRQNNSGSESSCEMTEKRIFTMAGQVASALEYLHSQRCIHGNLGARSVLVGGDLTAKLWGLGSAYRRTTSAGPAEEIGDKEMRKWQAPEVLSRRDFRQSSDVWSFGMLLYEMVTLGDPPFAQISVNELLQNLQRGKHLKRPVRCSNSLYSIIRACCHWGPEQRVSMPELIRKLHEAERSANGSTVIRAAAPLDIEKYLREAGFGEAYNYAVL